In a single window of the Rhopalosiphum padi isolate XX-2018 chromosome 1, ASM2088224v1, whole genome shotgun sequence genome:
- the LOC132931693 gene encoding sodium/hydrogen exchanger 9B2-like, protein MGDSALQLSDPPDEQPLQLQRRDDGDGQWRFDHSDDAGENDTGDVVAMSWCDDRLPATAANVAAAIIGVAIAWSLLYVNVSPELMAVPGGSLSSIFMLYVIGAVAGWLINKMIGLPPRFGMLLAGIALQNAGLYSVTGWCSHLVSFIREVSLAVTLINGGLELDANQLRRLSGVVAKLTLLPCLAEAAAVGIAAHLILPGFSWQWSLVLGFTLSAVSPAILVPGLFQLKRLGYGEVKGVNTLLIAASSLDNIVSICAFRIVLGVLFMTGSVTSKIIQGLIDVSIGTVLGVIWGFFLIFVPPSPWAMIYKKPKTENTITSQRLNRLITAKRSFLLGAGGFLVMTGSRWCGYPVAGPLACIISAFVASTGWRWRLKMQNRNNPTISVDENCGDEDQDQEKPVEKVFEYVWDGLQPSVFAFLGTDIKFELLKNLDKVLVGLLVLTFGITVRMIVTTCSVLGSGFSRKEIIFVNISWLPKATIQAILAPFALIIAKDLGTPEDIECGTRLVTIAVISILFTAPIGSIGIKLFGPRLLPRAN, encoded by the exons ATGGGAGACAGCGCACTGCAGTTATCGGACCCACCGGATGAGCAGCCACTGCAGCTGCAACGGCGTGACGACGGCGACGGGCAGTGGCGATTCGACCACAGTGACGACGCCGGCGAAAACGACACAGGCGACGTGGTTGCGATGTCGTGGTGCGACGACCGACTGCCGGCCACCGCGGCCAACGTTGCGGCCGCGATCATCGGCGTGGCCATAGCGTGGTCGCTGCTGTACGTGAACGTTTCGCCCGAGCTGATGGCCGTGCCCGGCGGCAGCTTGTCTTCCATATTCATGCTGTACGTTATCGGCGCGGTGGCCGGCTGGCTTATCAACAAAATGATTGGCCTGCCGCCGCGGTTCGGCATGCTGTTAGCCGGCATCGCACTCCAGAACGCCGGTCTGTACTCTGTCACCGGATGGTGCTCACATCTGGTATCCTTTATCAG AGAAGTCTCACTTGCCGTGACATTGATCAACGGTGGACTGGAGCTGGATGCCAATCAGTTGCGTCGGCTGAGCGGTGTCGTAGCTAAACTCACGTTGTTGCCTTGCTTAGCTGAAGCCGCCGCCGTAGGGATCGCCGCACATCTAATTTTGCCAGGTTTCTCGTGGCAGTGGAGCCTGGTTCTCGG GTTCACTCTGTCTGCCGTTAGTCCAGCTATATTAGTGCCGGGCCTATTCCAACTGAAACGTTTGGGCTATGGTGAAGTAAAAGGCGTTAATACTCTGTTAATCGCCGCGTCGAGCTTGGATAATATTGTTTCCATATGCGCATTTCGGATAGTATTAGGTGTTTTATTTATGACTG GTAGTGTAACTAGTAAAATAATTCAAGGACTCATCGACGTATCCATAGGAACCGTGTTGGGAGTCATATGGGGtttctttttgatttttgttcCTCCATCACCGTGGGCCATGatatataaaaaaccaaaaactgAAAACACTATCACTTcacaa CGGTTGAACCGGTTGATAACAGCTAAAAGGTCGTTCTTACTGGGCGCTGGTGGATTTCTAGTGATGACCGGCAGCCGATGGTGTGGTTATCCTGTAGCCGGTCCACTGGCGTGTATCATATCAGCGTTCGTGGCAAGTACCGGTTGGAGGTGGagattaaaaatgcaaaatcgAAATAACCCAACGATTTCAGTCGATGAAAATTGTGGTGACGAAGATCAGGACCAGGAAAAACCGGTCGAAAAGGTTTTCGAATATGTATGGGATGGTCTCCAACCGTCCGTCTTTGCGTTTTTGGGTACTGACATAAAATTTGAACTACTCAAGAATTTAGACAAGGTTTTAGTCGGATTACTTGTGCTCACGTTTGGAATCACA gTTCGTATGATTGTCACTACATGTTCGGTATTAGGCTCGGGATTCAGTCGTAAGGAAATCATATTCGTCAACATTTCGTGGCTTCCCAAGGCTACCATACAG GCTATTCTAGCTCCGTTTGCATTAATTATAGCGAAAGACTTGGGTACGCCAGAAGACATCGAATGTGGAACTCGACTGGTGACCATCGCAGTGATTTCCATTTTGTTCACTGCGCCTATAGGGTCGATCGGCATAAAACTATTCGGTCCTCGTTTACTGCCTAGAGCCAATTGA